Sequence from the Syntrophorhabdaceae bacterium genome:
ACTTCTCTATTGCCGGCATTGCCTTGATGAAGAGCGTAATTAAGCTGGCCGAGAGTAGCGTGAGGACAAGAACGCCCGAAGCCGTGAGGATCACCGAGAAGCGTTTCTCCGATTTGTCAGTACTTGCCGTTCGTTTATTTTCGTCCATATTCATCAAATGTTTTCATTACCAATGCGCCTGTGACATATAATGAGTTTATCTGATTGAAGCCGGGGTCGAATCGCGAGCAGCCGTGGATACGAGCTTCTCTTTTGATCTTCCGTGAATCCATGTGATATTACGCCGCCTTCATATCTAGTCGCGACCCGGAAAAATGATCGCGGCGAAATGTTTGAACCGGGGAGACGGTAAATCCTGACCACCATCTCCCCATGGTGTGCTACTTCAAGAGTGGTGCACCGTTATACGTTATGGAGTGCACTATTTTCACAGCCTTAGATTGCGCCTCCTTAGAAAGTGGTGAATACTGGAGGGGTTCAGCATACTTCTGCCCATCATTGACAGTCCACAATAGAAGTCTGGCGAGGGTTTCTGCCCTTTCTTTTGATCTTCCGCCGTAGTTCTGTTCTTTGTAGAAGATAAGCCAGGTAAAGCTGCTGATCGGGTAGCCGTCGGCCGCGCCGGTATTGGTGAGTGATACATTTGTGTCGTCCGGTATTTTTACATTCGCCGCGGAGCTGACCGCCTTGAGTGTTGGCTCAATGAACCTGCCGGCTTTGTTCTTTACGTTTGCGTAAGCCATCTTATTCTGGATTGCGTAGATAAGCTCGACGTATCCAACAGCGCCTGGGGTCTGCGATACATAACCTGCCACGCCAGGATTGCCTTTCTGTCCGATCTGTCCTGCCGGCCAATTCACTGTCTTGCCAGCGCCTATCTTGCCTTTCCATTCATTACTGATCTTTGACAGGTACTCGGTAAAGATGTAGTTGGTACCGCTGCCATCTGCCCTGTTCACAACGCTGATCGGGAGATCAGGGAGTTTCACAGCGCTGTTTGTCGCGGCGATCCGAGCATCGCTCCATTTTGTGATCTTGCCGAGGAATATATCGGCGATCACATCGGGTGTGAAATTCAACTTGGGATTACCGGGAAGATTATACGTCACTACCACGGCGCCGAGACAGGTAGGTATATGGAGAACAGCCGGCCCGGCAGCCTTTAGTTCGTCGGCGGTCATGAAGGCATCTGTTGCGCCGAAATCTACGGTCTTTTGCGTAAGCTGATTGATGCCGCCCCCGGAGCCGATGCCCTGATAGTTGATCTTTATCTTGTATTGCTGATAGTAGGCATCAAATATCTTTGAATAGAAGGGCTGGGGAAACGTCGCTCCGGTACCGAGCAATTCTTCGTCGGCAGCGAACACTCTGAGCCCCGCGGTCAGAAAGAACAAACAGCACGCGAATAATCCGATACGTGTAAGCATTTTACTCATAGTATCCTCCTTGAATTAGTTACATCTGGAGGGAATTCTAAGCCAAAATTGTTAAGTTCCGTGTTAAGAAATTGTTAAGAAATCGTTAATCCCCTTGTGCCCTCATCTCAATCTAAACATTCCAGGTTTCTCTGTCCACTTGAGGGGACGGGCTTGCCTCTTCGCAACATACAGATAATATTTGGAATATAAGTGCGTTCAAGCCGGATTTGTCTGTTGGATACCGTGTACAACGTGTTGGTGTCTTTCTTTGATGCCCTTTTTCCTGCGAAGAATGGCGGATTTTTGGATTAATGAGGCGGACTCACAGGCTCCTTTTTCTTAGGGCAGCGCTTAGGGTTTTATTCTGAGCGCGGCCTGCCTTAATCATGGCAGCCGTTTGCGTGCGTGCGAATCCTCAATATTAAGCCACGAGAGGAAGCAATTAAACGGTCAGCACCGTATTATAGGAGCCGAATTCGTTGAGCCGTTTTTCAGCTACGGTCGGATCTTCCATCCACTGACCATCGACAATGAACCGATACTCATACGTACCGCCTGGTATCAACATGGTCGTCTTCCATACGCCGTGTGCATCCTTCTTGAGGGGACGAGCCGAGGGATCCCAGGCGTTAAAAGAACCGGCCACAAAGACTTCCCGTGCACGGGCGTCATTAAGCTTGAAGATCACGCGCTTTTTTGTGCTCTTCTG
This genomic interval carries:
- the pstS gene encoding phosphate ABC transporter substrate-binding protein PstS, yielding MSKMLTRIGLFACCLFFLTAGLRVFAADEELLGTGATFPQPFYSKIFDAYYQQYKIKINYQGIGSGGGINQLTQKTVDFGATDAFMTADELKAAGPAVLHIPTCLGAVVVTYNLPGNPKLNFTPDVIADIFLGKITKWSDARIAATNSAVKLPDLPISVVNRADGSGTNYIFTEYLSKISNEWKGKIGAGKTVNWPAGQIGQKGNPGVAGYVSQTPGAVGYVELIYAIQNKMAYANVKNKAGRFIEPTLKAVSSAANVKIPDDTNVSLTNTGAADGYPISSFTWLIFYKEQNYGGRSKERAETLARLLLWTVNDGQKYAEPLQYSPLSKEAQSKAVKIVHSITYNGAPLLK
- a CDS encoding glycogen-binding domain-containing protein, translating into MAQKSTKKRVIFKLNDARAREVFVAGSFNAWDPSARPLKKDAHGVWKTTMLIPGGTYEYRFIVDGQWMEDPTVAEKRLNEFGSYNTVLTV